The Trinickia caryophylli genomic sequence CGCGTTGGCGATCACGAGCGCCCTGCTCGTCTGGGTGGTGCCGACTTTCCGGCAAGTGTTCGAGAGCTTCGGCGGCGTGCTGCCTGGGCCCACGCGCGCCGTCCTCGCGGTTTCCGGACTTGTGACCGATCTCGGTGCGCCGGTCGCGGCATCGCTCGGTGCCTCATATCTGGTGGCGGCCCGCGCCGTTCGCGGCCATTGCGCGGCTCGCCATGCGCTGGCTCGCATGCTGCTCGCCACTCCGGTCATCGGCGGGCTCCTTTCGGTGCTCGCGGCTGTGCGATGGAGCCGCGCCCTCGGCACGCTGCTCAGTGCCGGCGTACCGCTCGCCGACGCGCTTGCCTCGCTGCGCGACGTTACAGGCAACGCCGTTTTCGATGCGGCCAGTGCCAACATCGGGTCACGCCTTGGTCAGGGCGAGCGGCTCGCTGCCGCGATGCGCGCCACGTGCCGCTTTCCCGCCGCCTTCGTCGCCCCGATCGCGCTCGCCGAAGAGGCAGGCACGCTCGATTCGACCCTGCTCGACGTGGCTGCGCTCGCCGAGCAAGAGTTGAACGAGGCCGTCGCCATGCTGGCGAGCCTGGCAGAGCCGCTCGTCGTGATCGTGTTGGGCGCGCTTGTCGGCGCGCTCGTCGTCGCGCTTTACCTGCCGGTCATCGAACTCGGCAACGTGGTGTAGCATCCAGGCCATCGCACTCCGTCCACCAACGCCCTTTTCCGTGTACGCCCTCGTTCTCAGCGATCCGCTCTCGCGCGGCGCGACCACCTTCGGTTCCGCCTTCTCGGGCTTGCCCGCCGCCTGGCAGTATCTCTTTGCGCTCGCATTGGGTTTGGCGATCGGCAGCTTTCTCAATGTAGTCATCCACCGGCTGCCGATCATGCTCGATCGGGCATGGCGTGCCGAGATCAGCGAGGTCACCGGCGAGCCGCCCGCGGACGATGAACTGCCTGAGCGCTACAACCTCAGCGTTCCGCGCAGCGCGTGCCCACACTGCGGACACGTGCTGCGAATCCGGGAAAACATCCCCGTGCTCAGCTACCTTTGGCTACGGGGCCGGTGCTCGGCCTGCCATGCCCGCATCTGCGTACGCTATCCGCTCGTCGAACTCGCCGGCGGCGCGCTGGCGGCCCTCGCATTGGCCACGTTCGGCCCGACAGGCACCGCGCTCGCCGCATTCGGCCTTTGCGCCGCGCTACTCGCGATGAGCGCCATCGATATCGATACACGCCTGCTGCCCGACTCGCTGACTCTCCCGCTGCTGTGGGCCGGGCTTATCGTCAACTTCGGCGACACCTTCGCGAGCCTGCGCGCGGCCGTCGCGGGCGCGATCGCGGGCTACGTATTCCTCTGGAGCGTGTACTGGCTGTTCCGGTTCGTGCGGGGCATCGAGGGGATGGGCTATGGCGACTTCAAGCTGCTCGCCGCGCTCGGCGCATGGCTCGGCTGGGGAGCCTTGCCGCAGATCGTTCTCGTCTCTGCGGTCTCCGGGGCGCTGGTAGGGCTGCTTGCAATGTGGTCCGGCAAGATGCGGTTCGAAGAGCCGTTGCCGTTCGGCCCTTTCCTTGCGCTGGGTGGGGCAGTCACGCTGTTCGCGGGCACACCGCTCTTCAATCTGTTCGGAGGCTGAGTCATGTTCGTCGTCGGCCTGACGGGCGGCATCGGCAGCGGTAAGAGCTTTGTCGCCGATCGGTTCGCCGCGTACGGTATCGCCATCGTCGATACCGACGTCATCGCCCACCGCATCACAGCCCCGCAAGGCGCCGCCATGCCGCTCATCGTGCGCGAATTCGGCGCCCGATATGTCGCGCCGGACGGCTCGCTCGACCGCGCAGCCATGCGTGCACGCGTCTTCACCGACGATGCCGCGCGTGCTCGCCTCGAAGCGATCACGCACCCGATCATCCGGGCCGAAGCGGACCGCGAGACACGCGAGGCGCGCAGCCCCTACGTCATCGTCGTCGTGCCGCTGCTCGTGGAGTCGGGCAGTTGGCGCACGCGCGTGGACCGCGTACTCGTGGTCGACTGCGCCGTCGAGACTCAGATCGCGCGGGTCATGCAACGCAACGGGTTCTCGCGCGAGCAGGTGCTGGCCATCGTCGCCCGCCAGGCCACACGCGAGGCCCGCCTCGCCGCAGCCGACGACGTCGTGGACAACGACCGCTCGCCGGCGGAAAGCCTCGACAGCCGCGTCCGCGAATTGCACGCGCTGTATCTGCGCCTGGCTGCAACGCACGACACAGAGGCTGGCCGTTCGTAAGGCACGAGTCGCCAAGAGCCAACCGACGCACAACAGCATGGGCCGTCATGGGCCATAGCATGGGCAAAGATTCCCGGACGTGACAAAAAAGCCGTAAATAGTGCTCAATTCCGTGATTGCGAGGGGGCATTTGCAGCATTAGAATGTCCTGCAGTCGCAGTCCATTCACCCACGACGCCAGAGGCGAGCGCGCTTGATTCTTTACGAGTATCCGTTCAACGAGCGAATTCGCACGCTGCTGCGTCTCGAAGACCTGTTCGAGCGCTTCACGTTCTTCCTGAATCAGGACGACGCGAGGGAACACCACGTCGCCCTCACGACCTTGTTCGAAATTGCCGAAGTCACGGGCCGGGCGGATCTGAAGTCCGACCTCATGAAGGAACTCGAGCGCCAGCGGCAAACGCTCGCGCCCTTTCGCGGCAACCCGGGTATCGAACAGAATGCGCTGGAGGTGGTGCTCGGCGAGATCGAGCAGACGCTCAACGGGCTATCGCAGATGCAAGGCAAGACAGGCCAGCATCTCGTCGACAACGAGTGGCTTTCGAGTATTCGCAGCCGCGCCATCATCCCCGGCGGCACCTGCAAATTCGATCTGCCCTCGTATTACGCCTGGCAACAGATCCATCCCGACCAGCGCCGGCAGGATATCGCCAAATGGATCACGCCGCTGCTGCCGCTGCGCGACGCAGCTGCGATCGTGCTGCGGCTTGCCCGCGAATCGGGACAGGCCTCCAAGGTCATGGCGATGCAAGGCAGCTACCAGCAGATGCTCTCGGGGCGCACCTATCAGTTGATGCAGGTACGCGTATCATCGGAGCTGCGGGTCATCCCCGAAGCCAGCGCCAACAAGTACATGCTGTGGGTGCGCTTCACGGTGCAAGATGGCGACATGCGCCCGCGCCCCGTCGACGTGGACGTACCGTTTCAACTGACGCTCTGCAGTCTTTAGCGTCGCTTGTCCATCCGCCGGCTATCCGCTTTGCCCGTCGTTTCGTCGCGCTGGCTGTCTCCGGGCAGCCATGCATTGACCACCATTGCTCGCTCGACTCATGATTACCGTCGTCAAATGTCCAACCTGCGGCAAGGACGTCCGCTGGACGCCGGAAAACCGCTTTCGCCCGTTTTGCTCCGAACGCTGCAAGCAGATCGACCTCGGTGCGTGGGCCAACGAGAAGTACAAGATCGGCGGGAGTGACGAAACTCCGCCGGATGACGAACCACCGGAGAGCGGCCGCTCGAATTGACGTCTGGCGCGTGGCCACGGCGGCGCTGACGCCGACGCGCACGATCCGTCAGTCGGCAGCCAGGAGTTCGAGCACTGGAATCGCGGCAGGCAGCAGCGGCGAGACCTCCACCGGCAAGCGCTGCCAGCTGAACGCCTGGCCTTCACGGCCATGCGGCTCGCCGTTCCAGAGCGTCACCTTGCAAAAGTAAAGCCGCACGTAGGCATGCGGATAGTCATGCTCGAGCGTATGCCAGAGATGGCAGGCGAGCACGTCGATCCCGAGCTCCTCGTGCAGCTCGCGCGCGAGCGCGGCCTCGACCGATTCTCCCGGCTCGAGCTTACCGCCCGGGAACTCCCAGTATCCTTCGTACGGCTTGCCTGGGGGCCGTTGAGCCAGCAAGTACCGGCCGTCCGGCTGAACCAGCACGCCGACGGCAACTTCGGTCACGGGTCTTGCCGGCTTGGCACCGGCAGGCGCGGCGGGCAATGCGTCTCTGTTCGTCATCGCTGCGCCTTCTTGCCCGACCAGTCGCGAGCGAACTGCCAAGCCACCCGCCCCGATCGCGATCCTCGTTCCAGCGCCCAGACGAGTGCGTCGCCGCGCGCTGCGGCGATTTCGGCGTCGTCGCAGCCGAAGTGCCGCAGCCAGTGCCCGACGATCGTCAGGTAATCGTCCTGCTTGAAGGGGTAAAAACTGACCCAGAGGCCGAACCGTTCGGACAACGAAATTTTCTCTTCGACGACCTCACCCGGGTGGATCTCCCCGTCCGCGGTGTGCTTGTAGGTCTCGTTGTCGCTCATATACTCGGGCAGCAGATGGCGGCGGTTCGACGTGGCATAGATGAGCACATTGTCGGACTGCGCCGAGATCGACCCGTCGAGCGCGACCTTGAGCGCTTTGTAGCCTGACTCACCGTCCTCGAACGACAGGTCGTCGCAAAAAACGATGAAGCGCTCCGGCCGGCCCGCGATGAGATCGGTAATGTCGCCGAGGTCGTGCAAATCGTCCTTGTCGACTTCGATCAGGCGCAACCCCTGGGACGCGTAGGCATTCAGGCACGCCTTGATCAGCGACGACTTGCCGGTTCCGCGTGCACCCGTCAGCAACACGTTGTTCGCCGGCTGCGCGTTCACGAATTGACGCGTGTTCTGTTCGATCAGCGCCTTTTGTCGATCGATGTTCTGGAGATCGGCGAGCGAGATCGATGAAACGGCCGTGACCGGCTGGAGGTAGCCGCGCCCCTGGCGCCTGCGCCAGCGAAACGCCACCGAGGCGGACCAGTCCACCTCGGGCGCCGCGGGCGGCAGCATCGCCTCGAGTCGGCCAAGCAGTGTTTCGGCGCGGGTAAGGAATTGTTCGAGCTTGTCCATGACGCAATGAATGAAGCCGGTCCGGTCTGGCGCCCCCCGGTCGCGAGCGGGGCACGGCCGGACGGCGTTACGAGCGGTAATCGGCGTTGATGCTCACGTAGTCGTGCGACAGATCGCAGGTCCAGATCGTCGCCTCTGCGTCGCCGCGGCCCAGCACGACGCGAATGGCGATCTCGCTTTGCTTCATGACGCGCTGGCCGTCCTCCTCCCGATAATCGGGATGACGGCCGCCCGCCTTCGCGACGTGAACGTCGTCGAGGTAGAGGTCGATCTTGGCCACGTCGAGGTCGGTCACGCCGGCATAGCCGATTGCGGCCAGAATGCGCCCGAGGTTCGGATCCGACGCGTAGAACGCCGTCTTCACGAGCGGGGAATGGCCGATCGCATAGGCGATCTGACGGCATTCGGACACGCTGGTGCCGCCCTCGACGCGCACGGTCATGAACTTCGTCGCCCCCTCGCCGTCGCGCACGATCAGTTGCGCGAGGGTCTGCGCGACTTCCGTCACGGCGTCGCGAAGTGCGCGATAAGCCGGCGTATCGGTGGACACGATGGGCGCGAGCCCCGCCTTGCCGGTCGCCACGAGGATGAACGAATCGTTCGTCGAGGTATCGCCGTCGATCGTGATGCAGTTGAACGAACGATCGGCCACCTCCTTCACGAGCGTGTCGAGCACCGGCTGCGCCACGGCGGCGTCGAACGCGAGAAAGCCGAGCATCGTTGCCATGTTCGGCTTGATCATGCCCGCCCCTTTGCTGATGCCCGTGAGCGTGATGGCGTGGCCGTCGATGACGATCTGCCTCGAAGCGGCCTTCGGGAGCGTATCGGTCGTCATGATCGCCTGCGCCGCCTCGTACCAGTGCGCTGCGCCGAGGTTGGCAAGTGCCGCCGGCAGCCCGGCGACGAGACGCTCGACCGGCAGGGGCTCGAGGATGACGCCCGTCGAAAACGGCAGCACCTGCTCCGGCGCGACGCCGGCAAGCCGCGCCAATTCGGCACAAGTCTGGCGGGCATGCAAAAGGCCGGGCTCGCCTGTTCCGGCGTTGGCGTTGCCGGTATTGACGACGAGTGCGCGGACACCCTTGCCGAGTGCGAGGTGCTCACGACAGATCGTGACGGGTGCGGCGCAAAAACGGTTGGACGTGAACACACCGGCCACGCTCGCGCCCGCCTCGATCGACATCACGAGGACGTCCTTGCGGTTCGGCTTGCGAATGTTGGCTTCGGCCCAGCCGAGCGTCACGCCGGCGACGGGATGCAGTTGCGCGGGGTCGATCGCGGGAAAATTGACAGCCATCGTCTGAAGACCTTTCGTAAAACGTGAAAGATTGAGCTTGGCGGCGGGCCTGCCCGCTCATGAGCGCGCCGCCCCGAAGGTCACGGCGCTCGCACGGTGTCCGCCGGCAGCGCGTACCGCGGCAAAGGATACGTCATGTCCGGCACGAGTGTCGCGAGCCAAACAAAACGGCGCGCATCAAGCGCGCCGCGTTCTCTGTCAAGCAAGCCTGCCGTGGCATTGCTTGTACTTCTTACCGCTGCCGCACGGGCAGGGATCGTTGCGGCCGACCTTCGGCACGCCGCCAGCAGCCTGCCCAGTTGCGACGGGTGTATGCGCGCCGTGGCTCATCGCCTGATCGACCATTTCGGCGGCGGCTGCATCGGCTGCGGCTTCGGCGAACTCGGCGTGACGGAATTCGACGTTCTCGAGATGGCCGCCTTGCTCTTCATACTGCTCGGCGGCCTCCTCGAGTTGTTCCGGCGACTGGATCCGCACGTTCATCACGGCTCGCGTCACGTCGGTCTTGATCACATTCAGCAGCGCCTCGAAAAGCTCGAATGCCTCGCGCTTGTATTCCTGCTTCGGGTTCTTTTGCGCATAGCCGCGCAGGTGGATGCCCTGGCGCAGGTGATCCAGCGCGGCAAGGTGCTCGCGCCAGCAGCGATCGAGCGTCTGCAACATGACCGAGCGTTCGAACGAACTGAACGCCTCGCGCCCGACGAGCGCCACCTTCGCTTCGTAGGATTCGTCGGCCGCGCCCAGTACCGCATCGAGAATATCGTCGGCATCGAGCGACTGCGACTCGTTGATCATCTCCTGAATGGCGAGATCGAGCTGCCAGTCGCCGCGCAGCGCCTCCTCGAGTTCGGGCGCCTGCCACTGCTCCTCGATGCTGCCGGCGGGCACGAACTGGTGCACGACGTCCGTAATGACGGCATGCCGCATCGCCGTGATGGTCTCGGTGATGTCGTGCGCCTCGAGCAGTTCGTTGCGCTGCTGGTAAATGACCTTGCGCTGATCGTTGGCGACGTCGTCGTACTCGAGCAGCTGCTTGCGGATATCGAAGTTGCGCGCCTCGACCTTGCGCTGCGCGGATTCGATCGAGCGCGTGACGATGCCGGCCTCGATGGCCTCGCCCTCGGGCATGCGCAGGCGTTCCATGATCGCACGCACGCGGTCGCCCGCGAAGATGCGCAGGAGCGGATCTTCGAGAGAGAGGTAAAACCGCGAGGAGCCCGGGTCGCCCTGCCGGCCTGCCCGGCCGCGAAGCTGGTTGTCGATACGGCGCGATTCGTGACGCTCGGTTCCGATGATGTGCAGGCCGCCGGCCGCCTTCACCTGATCGTGCAGTGTCTGCCACTCGTCGTGCAGTGCCTGGATGCGCCGGGCCTTCTCCTCCGCCGGCACCGATTCGTCGACCTCGATCAGCGCGGCCTGCTTTTCCGCATTGCCGCCGAGCACGATGTCGGTACCGCGGCCCGCCATGTTCGTCGCGATCGTGATGCGCTTCGGACGGCCCGCTTCGGCGACGATCGCCGCTT encodes the following:
- a CDS encoding type II secretion system F family protein, with translation MNPTHFVYPSRGTDCVCAGQRRFIWRGVELDGRRRRGRLVAHNAATARARLKREGVVVLAMRDGGPVKAPRTKARQITAFTRQLAGLLRAGLPLAQALEAIAQIPSKSAVPQIADALARALAAGERFAEALTRFPAQFDAPYRHMVAVGEASGALAGVLARVAHEREAAAALRAKLRAALIYPAAVLLFALAITSALLVWVVPTFRQVFESFGGVLPGPTRAVLAVSGLVTDLGAPVAASLGASYLVAARAVRGHCAARHALARMLLATPVIGGLLSVLAAVRWSRALGTLLSAGVPLADALASLRDVTGNAVFDAASANIGSRLGQGERLAAAMRATCRFPAAFVAPIALAEEAGTLDSTLLDVAALAEQELNEAVAMLASLAEPLVVIVLGALVGALVVALYLPVIELGNVV
- a CDS encoding prepilin peptidase codes for the protein MYALVLSDPLSRGATTFGSAFSGLPAAWQYLFALALGLAIGSFLNVVIHRLPIMLDRAWRAEISEVTGEPPADDELPERYNLSVPRSACPHCGHVLRIRENIPVLSYLWLRGRCSACHARICVRYPLVELAGGALAALALATFGPTGTALAAFGLCAALLAMSAIDIDTRLLPDSLTLPLLWAGLIVNFGDTFASLRAAVAGAIAGYVFLWSVYWLFRFVRGIEGMGYGDFKLLAALGAWLGWGALPQIVLVSAVSGALVGLLAMWSGKMRFEEPLPFGPFLALGGAVTLFAGTPLFNLFGG
- the coaE gene encoding dephospho-CoA kinase (Dephospho-CoA kinase (CoaE) performs the final step in coenzyme A biosynthesis.); its protein translation is MFVVGLTGGIGSGKSFVADRFAAYGIAIVDTDVIAHRITAPQGAAMPLIVREFGARYVAPDGSLDRAAMRARVFTDDAARARLEAITHPIIRAEADRETREARSPYVIVVVPLLVESGSWRTRVDRVLVVDCAVETQIARVMQRNGFSREQVLAIVARQATREARLAAADDVVDNDRSPAESLDSRVRELHALYLRLAATHDTEAGRS
- the zapD gene encoding cell division protein ZapD — its product is MILYEYPFNERIRTLLRLEDLFERFTFFLNQDDAREHHVALTTLFEIAEVTGRADLKSDLMKELERQRQTLAPFRGNPGIEQNALEVVLGEIEQTLNGLSQMQGKTGQHLVDNEWLSSIRSRAIIPGGTCKFDLPSYYAWQQIHPDQRRQDIAKWITPLLPLRDAAAIVLRLARESGQASKVMAMQGSYQQMLSGRTYQLMQVRVSSELRVIPEASANKYMLWVRFTVQDGDMRPRPVDVDVPFQLTLCSL
- the yacG gene encoding DNA gyrase inhibitor YacG yields the protein MITVVKCPTCGKDVRWTPENRFRPFCSERCKQIDLGAWANEKYKIGGSDETPPDDEPPESGRSN
- a CDS encoding NUDIX domain-containing protein, whose protein sequence is MTNRDALPAAPAGAKPARPVTEVAVGVLVQPDGRYLLAQRPPGKPYEGYWEFPGGKLEPGESVEAALARELHEELGIDVLACHLWHTLEHDYPHAYVRLYFCKVTLWNGEPHGREGQAFSWQRLPVEVSPLLPAAIPVLELLAAD
- a CDS encoding ATP-binding protein; protein product: MDKLEQFLTRAETLLGRLEAMLPPAAPEVDWSASVAFRWRRRQGRGYLQPVTAVSSISLADLQNIDRQKALIEQNTRQFVNAQPANNVLLTGARGTGKSSLIKACLNAYASQGLRLIEVDKDDLHDLGDITDLIAGRPERFIVFCDDLSFEDGESGYKALKVALDGSISAQSDNVLIYATSNRRHLLPEYMSDNETYKHTADGEIHPGEVVEEKISLSERFGLWVSFYPFKQDDYLTIVGHWLRHFGCDDAEIAAARGDALVWALERGSRSGRVAWQFARDWSGKKAQR
- the argJ gene encoding bifunctional glutamate N-acetyltransferase/amino-acid acetyltransferase ArgJ, with product MAVNFPAIDPAQLHPVAGVTLGWAEANIRKPNRKDVLVMSIEAGASVAGVFTSNRFCAAPVTICREHLALGKGVRALVVNTGNANAGTGEPGLLHARQTCAELARLAGVAPEQVLPFSTGVILEPLPVERLVAGLPAALANLGAAHWYEAAQAIMTTDTLPKAASRQIVIDGHAITLTGISKGAGMIKPNMATMLGFLAFDAAVAQPVLDTLVKEVADRSFNCITIDGDTSTNDSFILVATGKAGLAPIVSTDTPAYRALRDAVTEVAQTLAQLIVRDGEGATKFMTVRVEGGTSVSECRQIAYAIGHSPLVKTAFYASDPNLGRILAAIGYAGVTDLDVAKIDLYLDDVHVAKAGGRHPDYREEDGQRVMKQSEIAIRVVLGRGDAEATIWTCDLSHDYVSINADYRS